One genomic region from Marinitoga sp. 1197 encodes:
- a CDS encoding adenosine-specific kinase → MNLKFEAVDIKFPSDCNVIVGQSHFIKTVEDIYETIVTTVPHMKFGLAFNEASGPRLVRFDGNDKELIEIAIENAKNVGAGHFFILIIRNGYPINILSRLKQIQEIVNIFAATANPLQVLVAETDLGRGVIGVVDGQSPLGIEGEEDKKKRYEFLRNITGYKR, encoded by the coding sequence ATGAATTTAAAATTTGAGGCTGTCGATATCAAATTTCCATCCGATTGTAATGTTATTGTTGGACAATCTCATTTCATAAAAACTGTTGAAGATATATATGAAACTATCGTAACAACAGTTCCACACATGAAATTTGGTCTTGCTTTTAACGAGGCAAGCGGACCACGATTGGTTAGATTTGATGGAAATGATAAAGAATTAATAGAGATAGCTATAGAAAATGCTAAAAATGTTGGAGCAGGACACTTTTTTATTTTGATAATAAGAAACGGATATCCTATAAATATACTCTCGAGATTAAAACAGATTCAGGAAATTGTAAATATTTTTGCAGCAACAGCAAATCCTCTGCAGGTATTGGTAGCTGAAACAGACTTAGGAAGGGGCGTCATTGGAGTAGTTGATGGACAATCGCCATTAGGAATTGAAGGAGAAGAAGATAAAAAGAAAAGATATGAATTTTTAAGAAATATTACTGGTTATAAAAGATAA